From one Trifolium pratense cultivar HEN17-A07 linkage group LG1, ARS_RC_1.1, whole genome shotgun sequence genomic stretch:
- the LOC123884233 gene encoding auxin response factor 18-like isoform X2, producing the protein MNTFMDSRENNNNKSSEEVERCLDPQLWHACAGGMVQMPTVNSKVYYFPQGHAEHACGPVNFINCPKVSPLIPCKVVSIKYMADPETDEVYAKLKLFPLSGNGNGNDVQDYYCNDVVENQDKPVSFAKTLTQSDANNGGGFSVPRYCAETIFPRLDYAADPPLQNILAKDVHGETWKFRHIYRGTPRRHLLTTGWSTFVNHKKLIAGDSIVFLRAENGDLCVGIRRAKKGIGGGHEDPSGWNPVGENFPLPWFTQNENQMMRNINDNNRNGLNSSPNVTGRAKVRPDAVLEAVTLAANKQPFEVVYYPRASTPEFCVKAPLVEAAMQMRWCSGIRFKMAFETEDSSRISWFMGIVSGVQFVDPLLWPNSPWRLLQVKWDEPDLLQNVRRVSPWLVELVANIPSINLSPFSQPRKKLRLSPHQDFPFDSQIPVPTFPNNLLGPSNVFRCLPENTPAGMQGARHAHYGLPISDHHLSKVQSGLFSAGFVPFDHATKLPTVSNNLMMQKSSMSENVSCLLSMASSTQSSQKFDDKKPQLVLFGQKILTEQQISGVRSSDGNADKMSNFSDGSRTPLHQQGLQKHPSCDSFPRYKDNNQETETSLESTTDHCKVFLESEDVGRTIDLSLLESYDELYRKLAEMFGIDKYEKVSRVLYRDISGAVKNIGDEPFSKFTRTARRLTILMDSRK; encoded by the exons ATGAATACATTTATGGATTCAAgggaaaataataataataagtcaTCAGAAGAAGTTGAAAGGTGTTTAGATCCTCAGCTATGGCATGCTTGTGCAGGTGGAATGGTTCAGATGCCAACAGTGAACAGTAAAGTTTATTACTTTCCTCAAGGTCATGCTGAACATGCATGTGGACCTGTTAACTTCATCAATTGTCCAAAAGTTTCACCTTTGATTCCATGCAAAGTTGTTTCTATCAAGTACATGGCTGATCCTGAAACTGATGAGGTTTATGCAAAGCTTAAGCTTTTTCCTTTGAGtggaaatggaaatggaaatgatGTTCAAGATTATTATTGCAATGATGTTGTTGAAAATCAAGATAAGCCTGTTTCATTTGCAAAGACATTGACTCAATCTGATGCTAATAATGGTGGAGGTTTTTCTGTTCCTAGGTATTGTGCCGAGACGATTTTCCCTCGTTTGGATTACGCGGCTGATCCTCCTCTTCAGAACATTTTGGCTAAAGATGTTCACGGCGAGACGTGGAAGTTTAGGCATATTTATAGAGGGACGCCGAGGCGACATCTTTTGACTACTGGTTGGAGTACTTTTGTTAATCACAAGAAGCTTATTGCCGGGGATTCAATTGTGTTTTTGAGGGCAGAAAACGGTGATCTTTGTGTTGGGATTCGTCGAGCGAAAAAGGGTATCGGTGGTGGACATGAGGATCCTTCAGGGTGGAATCCTGTTGGAGAAAATTTTCCTCTTCCTTGGTTTACACAGAATGAGAATCAAATGATGAGAAACATTAACGACAATAACAGAAACGGTTTGAACTCAAGCCCAAATGTAACGGGGAGGGCAAAAGTTAGGCCAGATGCGGTCCTGGAAGCGGTAACTCTAGCTGCGAATAAGCAACCATTTGAGGTTGTTTACTACCCTCGCGCAAGTACACCCGAGTTTTGTGTGAAGGCGCCTTTAGTAGAGGCGGCAATGCAGATGCGATGGTGTTCTGGAATAAGATTCAAGATGGCCTTTGAAACCGAGGACTCGTCTCGAATTAGTTGGTTTATGGGAATTGTATCTGGAGTTCAGTTTGTTGATCCCCTTCTTTGGCCCAACTCACCTTGGAGGCTTCTCCAG GTTAAATGGGATGAACCAGATTTACTGCAAAATGTGAGAAGGGTAAGTCCATGGTTAGTTGAATTGGTTGCAAACATTCCTTCCATAAACCTTTCCCCTTTCTCGCAACCAAGGAAGAAATTGAGATTGTCGCCGCACCAAGATTTCCCCTTTGACAGCCAAATTCCGGTGCCGACGTTTCCAAATAACCTTCTAGGTCCGAGTAACGTATTTCGTTGTCTACCCGAAAATACTCCTGCTGGCATGCAGGGAGCCAGGCATGCTCATTATGGTCTTCCAATATCGGATCACCACCTCAGTAAAGTTCAGTCAGGTCTATTTTCGGCCGGTTTCGTGCCTTTTGATCATGCTACTAAACTACCTACTGTCTCTAATAACCTAATGATGCAAAAATCTAGCATGAGTGAGAATGTGTCTTGCTTATTATCTATGGCAAGTTCTACTCAGTCTTCGCAGAAATTCGATGACAAAAAACCTCAGCTTGTtcttttcggccaaaaaattcTCACTGAGCAACAGATCTCTG gtGTTCGTTCATCAGATGGAAATGCCGATAAAATGAGTAACTTCTCCGATGGTTCGCGAACTCCTCTTCATCAACAAGGCTTACAGAAACACCCCTCTTGTGACAGTTTCCCAAGGTATAAGGATAACAACCAAGAAACTGAGACGAGTTTGGAGAGTACTACTGATCACTGCAAAGTTTTTCTCGAATCGGAAGATGTTGGTCGGACAATTGACCTCTCTTTACTTGAGTCTTATGATGAACTGTACAGAAAGCTGGCAGAGATGTTTGGCATAGATAAATATGAGAAGGTAAGTCGCGTGCTCTACCGGGATATATCAGGAGCAGTCAAAAACATTGGAGATGAACCATTCAG TAAATTTACAAGAACAGCAAGGAGGTTGACTATTCTAATGGattcaagaaaataa
- the LOC123884233 gene encoding auxin response factor 18-like isoform X1, with protein sequence MTFQKFCSESFLKMNTFMDSRENNNNKSSEEVERCLDPQLWHACAGGMVQMPTVNSKVYYFPQGHAEHACGPVNFINCPKVSPLIPCKVVSIKYMADPETDEVYAKLKLFPLSGNGNGNDVQDYYCNDVVENQDKPVSFAKTLTQSDANNGGGFSVPRYCAETIFPRLDYAADPPLQNILAKDVHGETWKFRHIYRGTPRRHLLTTGWSTFVNHKKLIAGDSIVFLRAENGDLCVGIRRAKKGIGGGHEDPSGWNPVGENFPLPWFTQNENQMMRNINDNNRNGLNSSPNVTGRAKVRPDAVLEAVTLAANKQPFEVVYYPRASTPEFCVKAPLVEAAMQMRWCSGIRFKMAFETEDSSRISWFMGIVSGVQFVDPLLWPNSPWRLLQVKWDEPDLLQNVRRVSPWLVELVANIPSINLSPFSQPRKKLRLSPHQDFPFDSQIPVPTFPNNLLGPSNVFRCLPENTPAGMQGARHAHYGLPISDHHLSKVQSGLFSAGFVPFDHATKLPTVSNNLMMQKSSMSENVSCLLSMASSTQSSQKFDDKKPQLVLFGQKILTEQQISGVRSSDGNADKMSNFSDGSRTPLHQQGLQKHPSCDSFPRYKDNNQETETSLESTTDHCKVFLESEDVGRTIDLSLLESYDELYRKLAEMFGIDKYEKVSRVLYRDISGAVKNIGDEPFSKFTRTARRLTILMDSRK encoded by the exons ATGACTTTTCAG AAATTTTGCAGTGAAAGTTTTTTGAAGATGAATACATTTATGGATTCAAgggaaaataataataataagtcaTCAGAAGAAGTTGAAAGGTGTTTAGATCCTCAGCTATGGCATGCTTGTGCAGGTGGAATGGTTCAGATGCCAACAGTGAACAGTAAAGTTTATTACTTTCCTCAAGGTCATGCTGAACATGCATGTGGACCTGTTAACTTCATCAATTGTCCAAAAGTTTCACCTTTGATTCCATGCAAAGTTGTTTCTATCAAGTACATGGCTGATCCTGAAACTGATGAGGTTTATGCAAAGCTTAAGCTTTTTCCTTTGAGtggaaatggaaatggaaatgatGTTCAAGATTATTATTGCAATGATGTTGTTGAAAATCAAGATAAGCCTGTTTCATTTGCAAAGACATTGACTCAATCTGATGCTAATAATGGTGGAGGTTTTTCTGTTCCTAGGTATTGTGCCGAGACGATTTTCCCTCGTTTGGATTACGCGGCTGATCCTCCTCTTCAGAACATTTTGGCTAAAGATGTTCACGGCGAGACGTGGAAGTTTAGGCATATTTATAGAGGGACGCCGAGGCGACATCTTTTGACTACTGGTTGGAGTACTTTTGTTAATCACAAGAAGCTTATTGCCGGGGATTCAATTGTGTTTTTGAGGGCAGAAAACGGTGATCTTTGTGTTGGGATTCGTCGAGCGAAAAAGGGTATCGGTGGTGGACATGAGGATCCTTCAGGGTGGAATCCTGTTGGAGAAAATTTTCCTCTTCCTTGGTTTACACAGAATGAGAATCAAATGATGAGAAACATTAACGACAATAACAGAAACGGTTTGAACTCAAGCCCAAATGTAACGGGGAGGGCAAAAGTTAGGCCAGATGCGGTCCTGGAAGCGGTAACTCTAGCTGCGAATAAGCAACCATTTGAGGTTGTTTACTACCCTCGCGCAAGTACACCCGAGTTTTGTGTGAAGGCGCCTTTAGTAGAGGCGGCAATGCAGATGCGATGGTGTTCTGGAATAAGATTCAAGATGGCCTTTGAAACCGAGGACTCGTCTCGAATTAGTTGGTTTATGGGAATTGTATCTGGAGTTCAGTTTGTTGATCCCCTTCTTTGGCCCAACTCACCTTGGAGGCTTCTCCAG GTTAAATGGGATGAACCAGATTTACTGCAAAATGTGAGAAGGGTAAGTCCATGGTTAGTTGAATTGGTTGCAAACATTCCTTCCATAAACCTTTCCCCTTTCTCGCAACCAAGGAAGAAATTGAGATTGTCGCCGCACCAAGATTTCCCCTTTGACAGCCAAATTCCGGTGCCGACGTTTCCAAATAACCTTCTAGGTCCGAGTAACGTATTTCGTTGTCTACCCGAAAATACTCCTGCTGGCATGCAGGGAGCCAGGCATGCTCATTATGGTCTTCCAATATCGGATCACCACCTCAGTAAAGTTCAGTCAGGTCTATTTTCGGCCGGTTTCGTGCCTTTTGATCATGCTACTAAACTACCTACTGTCTCTAATAACCTAATGATGCAAAAATCTAGCATGAGTGAGAATGTGTCTTGCTTATTATCTATGGCAAGTTCTACTCAGTCTTCGCAGAAATTCGATGACAAAAAACCTCAGCTTGTtcttttcggccaaaaaattcTCACTGAGCAACAGATCTCTG gtGTTCGTTCATCAGATGGAAATGCCGATAAAATGAGTAACTTCTCCGATGGTTCGCGAACTCCTCTTCATCAACAAGGCTTACAGAAACACCCCTCTTGTGACAGTTTCCCAAGGTATAAGGATAACAACCAAGAAACTGAGACGAGTTTGGAGAGTACTACTGATCACTGCAAAGTTTTTCTCGAATCGGAAGATGTTGGTCGGACAATTGACCTCTCTTTACTTGAGTCTTATGATGAACTGTACAGAAAGCTGGCAGAGATGTTTGGCATAGATAAATATGAGAAGGTAAGTCGCGTGCTCTACCGGGATATATCAGGAGCAGTCAAAAACATTGGAGATGAACCATTCAG TAAATTTACAAGAACAGCAAGGAGGTTGACTATTCTAATGGattcaagaaaataa